Proteins from one Archocentrus centrarchus isolate MPI-CPG fArcCen1 chromosome 8, fArcCen1, whole genome shotgun sequence genomic window:
- the tubb4bl gene encoding tubulin beta-4B chain has product MREIVHLQAGQCGNQIGAKFWEVISDEHGIDPTGTYHGDSDLQLDRISVYYNEATGGKYVPRAILVDLEPGTMDSVRSGPFGQIFRPDNFVFGQSGAGNNWAKGHYTEGAELVDSVLDVVRKEAESCDCLQGFQLTHSLGGGTGSGMGTLLISKIREEYPDRIMNTFSVVPSPKVSDTVVEPYNATLSVHQLVENTDETYCIDNEALYDICFRTLKLTTPTYGDLNHLVSATMSGVTTCLRFPGQLNADLRKLAVNMVPFPRLHFFMPGFAPLTSRGSQQYRSLSVPELTQQMFDAKNMMAACDPRHGRYLTVAAVFRGRMSMKEVDEQMLNVQNKNSSYFVEWIPNNVKTAVCDIPPRGLKMAATFIGNSTAIQELFKRISEQFTAMFRRKAFLHWYTGEGMDEMEFTEAESNMNDLVSEYQQYQDATAEEGEFEEEGEEEVA; this is encoded by the exons ATGCGCGAAATTGTGCACTTGCAGGCCGGTCAGTGCGGAAACCAGATTGGAGCCAAG ttcTGGGAGGTGATCAGTGATGAGCATGGCATTGATCCCACTGGTACCTACCATGGAGACAGCGATCTGCAGCTAGACAGGATCAGCGTCTACTACAATGAGGCCACAG GTGGAAAATACGTTCCCCGAGCCATCCTGGTGGATCTGGAGCCTGGAACGATGGACTCTGTAAGGTCTGGTCCCTTCGGACAGATCTTCAGACCAGACAACTTTGTCTTTG GCCAGAGTGGAGCTGGAAACAACTGGGCCAAGGGCCACTACACTGAGGGAGCTGAGCTGGTGGACTCCGTCCTGGATGTAGTGAGGAAAGAGGCTGAGAGCTGCGATTGCCTCCAGGGCTTCCAGCTCACTCACTCTCTGGGTGGTGGCACTGGCTCTGGCATGGGCACCCTGCTGATAAGCAAGATTCGCGAGGAGTACCCCGATCGCATCATGAACACCTTCAGCGTGGTGCCTTCTCCCAAAGTGTCCGACACCGTGGTGGAGCCTTACAACGCCACCCTCTCCGTCCACCAGCTGGTGGAGAACACAGATGAAACCTACTGCATTGACAATGAAGCCCTGTATGATATCTGTTTCCGCACACTCAAACTCACCACTCCAACCTACGGAGATCTCAACCATTTGGTGTCCGCCACCATGAGCGGGGTGACCACCTGTCTGCGTTTCCCTGGCCAGCTCAACGCCGATCTCCGCAAACTAGCTGTTAACATGGTGCCCTTCCCCCGCTTGCACTTCTTCATGCCAGGGTTCGCCCCACTCACCAGCAGGGGCAGCCAGCAGTACCGCTCACTGTCTGTGCCTGAGCTCACTCAGCAGATGTTTGATGCCAAGAACATGATGGCTGCCTGCGACCCGCGTCACGGCCGCTACCTGACCGTGGCTGCAGTCTTCAGGGGACGCATGTCCATGAAGGAGGTGGATGAGCAGATGCTGAATGTGCAGAACAAGAACAGCAGCTACTTCGTTGAATGGATCCCAAACAACGTGAAGACCGCCGTCTGTGACATCCCACCCCGTGGCCTCAAAATGGCCGCCACTTTCATCGGCAACAGCACCGCCATCCAGGAGCTGTTCAAGCGCATCTCCGAGCAGTTCACTGCCATGTTCCGTCGAAAGGCCTTTCTCCATTGGTACACAGGTGAAGGTATGGATGAGATGGAGTTCACCGAAGCGGAGAGCAACATGAACGACCTGGTGTCCGAATACCAGCAGTACCAGGACGCCACCGCTGAGGAGGGCGAGTTCGaggaagagggagaggaggaagtCGCATAA
- the crb3a gene encoding protein crumbs homolog 3a: protein MHPLYQSAAIWPCWSRGEMAARLDVLAIPGAVVGSVLLLVLSSNPAWGNSTLSVNSSQSSNTTGPNIAAIVAPTVTLGVLALVSAFLVWLFCVVKKKRQTEGTYRPSAEEQSGVRSVTAPDALKLPKEERLI from the exons ATGCACCCGCTGTACCAGTCTGCCGCCATTTGGCCCTGCTGGTCACGGGGAGAGATGGCAGCGCGCCTGGATGTGCTGGCCATACCTGGAGCTGTGGTTGGGAGTGTTTTACTGCTGGTACTGAGCAGTAATCCTGCGTGGG GGAATTCGACCCTTTCTGTAAATAGCAGCCAAAGCAGTAACACTACG GGACCCAACATCGCAGCCATTGTGGCCCCTACAGTCACCCTGGGAGTGCTGGCCTTAGTCTCGGCTTTTCTTGTCTGGCTGTTCTGTGTGGTGAAAAAGAAGAGGCAGACCGAAGGGACGTACAGACCCAGCGCTGAGGAGCAGTCTGGTGTACGCAGCGTCACCGCGCCAGATGCACTAAAATTACCAAAGGAGGAAAGACTCATTTGA